CGCAGAGGGCTCCAGCAGACTCCTCATCCAATAGTCAAGTCAAGCAGTAGGCCCGTACTGCGCTGCCTGCATGACGCATCAGCCCGGTGAGGCCGGGGAGTTGGCCAGCATGTCATGCCGGGTGTAGGGACGCTCCCGGTTTGCCAGCTTGGCCGCAATCACCTCGAGAGCGTCCTGGGTCGGCGCCGGACGCCCCTGCAAAAGCAGGGCAATCAGCAAGACCATGGCAATCAGCGGCCACTGCCTGCCTCGAGGAAGAGAAACCAGCCGGCTGTGGCACCACAAAAAGCCGGCGCTGACAATGGTGCCCAGCGCGGCACCCGCGATGACCTCCGAATTCGAATGCACCTCCAGCGCCAGGCGCGAGATGCCAATGCTGATGGCCAAGCACCAGCCCAGCGCTGCGGCGATCAGTCGCCGCCGTTGCGTCATGTGCGGCACAGCCATCCACAGCAGTACAGGCCATACGCTCGTGGACAGCGCAGTGTGGCCGCTGAAGCCGGTGAAGTTGAACTTTGCGCTGCCGATGCCCCAGCCCATGAAGGCGAGTTTCGACAGCATGACGATGAGCCCGCAGGCGCCAAACATCAGGACCCAGTGCAGGGCAGCCGTACGCGAGCCTTTGCCAAGGAAGAGCCACAGCGCCATCAGCAGCCCGACAGGCAAGAGAAATCCGCTGTCACCCAACGAGGTGAACGCCTGCCAGAAGCTGTGCATGTGGTTGGGGGCGCGATACAAGAGGCTACGACAGCGTCGGCCTGCTTCTTCGCTCCCGAGCTCGCGTCACGCGCCCATTGCGGCCAATTGCTCCAATGTCTTCCCGGCCGCCAGTGCTTCTTTCAGCCAGCGGGGCTTGGGGCCGAAGCCGGACCACGTGTTTCCAGCTTCATCGCGATATGCCGTGGCGCTGCGCTTTTTGGCAGGCGCGCCTTTGGCCTTCCTGGGTGTCTTCACTGCTTTTGCAGGCGCAGCCCCGCTGGGCGACGCGAAGTCCTGGAGTGACTTGCCGGCAGCCAGCGCCGCCTTCAACCATTGTGGGCGTGGGCCGCGGCCGCCCCAGGTGTTGCCGAGGCCGTCCGAATAGGCCGGAGCATCGGCGGAGCCCGCATTGCGCGCGTCACCCTTTTTTGCCTTTCGCGGTGTGTCGCCATAGCCGAGTTGCCTAGCAGTCAACCCGTAATGGGCAATGGCCTCTTTGATACGGGCGACGACGCCCTCGATCTCCTGGGCTCGAAGCTCGTCGGCTTGCCGTTGCAGTGCCTCGATCTGCTTCTGAATT
Above is a window of Variovorax sp. PMC12 DNA encoding:
- a CDS encoding phosphatase PAP2 family protein encodes the protein MHSFWQAFTSLGDSGFLLPVGLLMALWLFLGKGSRTAALHWVLMFGACGLIVMLSKLAFMGWGIGSAKFNFTGFSGHTALSTSVWPVLLWMAVPHMTQRRRLIAAALGWCLAISIGISRLALEVHSNSEVIAGAALGTIVSAGFLWCHSRLVSLPRGRQWPLIAMVLLIALLLQGRPAPTQDALEVIAAKLANRERPYTRHDMLANSPASPG
- a CDS encoding H-NS family nucleoid-associated regulatory protein, producing MAQKSYAQIQKQIEALQRQADELRAQEIEGVVARIKEAIAHYGLTARQLGYGDTPRKAKKGDARNAGSADAPAYSDGLGNTWGGRGPRPQWLKAALAAGKSLQDFASPSGAAPAKAVKTPRKAKGAPAKKRSATAYRDEAGNTWSGFGPKPRWLKEALAAGKTLEQLAAMGA